A window of Theropithecus gelada isolate Dixy chromosome 14, Tgel_1.0, whole genome shotgun sequence contains these coding sequences:
- the FKBP2 gene encoding peptidyl-prolyl cis-trans isomerase FKBP2 isoform X1 — protein sequence MQWWWNPPVTYLCSIFSLPSPTFSRSVGVCAHRNMRLSWVRVLTVLSICLSAVATATGAEGKRKLQIGVKKRVDHCPIKSRKGDVLHMHYTGKLEDGTEFDSSLPQNQPFVFSLGTGQVIKGWDQGLLGMCEGEKRKLVIPSELGYGERGAPPKIPGGATLVFEVELLKIERRSEL from the exons ATGCAGTGGTGGTGGAACCCTCCTGTTACCTACCTGTGTTCCATAttctccctgccctcccccacgTTCAGTCGGTCGGTCGGGGTCTGTGCCCACAGAAACATGAGGCTGAGCTGGGTCCGGGTCCTGACAGTACTGTCCATCTGCCTGAGCGCCGTGGCCACGGCCACGGGGGCCGAGGGCAAAAGGAAGCTGCAGATCGGGGTCAAGAAGCGGGTGGACCACTGTCCCATCAAATCGCGTAAAGGGGATGTCCTGCACATGCACTACACG GGGAAGCTGGAAGATGGGACagagtttgacagcagcctgCCCCAGAACCAGCCCTTTGTCTTCTCCCTTGGCACAGGCCAGGTCATCAAGGGCTGGGACCAGGGGCTGTTGGG GATGTGTGAGGGGGAGAAGCGCAAGCTGGTGATCCCGTCTGAGCTGG GGTATGGAGAGCGGGGAGCTCCCCCAAAGATTCCAG GTGGTGCAACCCTGGTGTTCGAGGTGGAGCTGCTCAAAATCGAGCGACGATCTGAGCTGTAA
- the FKBP2 gene encoding peptidyl-prolyl cis-trans isomerase FKBP2 isoform X4 yields the protein MRLSWVRVLTVLSICLSAVATATGAEGKRKLQIGVKKRVDHCPIKSRKGDVLHMHYTGKLEDGTEFDSSLPQNQPFVFSLGTGQVIKGWDQGLLGMCEGEKRKLVIPSELGYGERGAPPKIPGGATLVFEVELLKIERRSEL from the exons ATGAGGCTGAGCTGGGTCCGGGTCCTGACAGTACTGTCCATCTGCCTGAGCGCCGTGGCCACGGCCACGGGGGCCGAGGGCAAAAGGAAGCTGCAGATCGGGGTCAAGAAGCGGGTGGACCACTGTCCCATCAAATCGCGTAAAGGGGATGTCCTGCACATGCACTACACG GGGAAGCTGGAAGATGGGACagagtttgacagcagcctgCCCCAGAACCAGCCCTTTGTCTTCTCCCTTGGCACAGGCCAGGTCATCAAGGGCTGGGACCAGGGGCTGTTGGG GATGTGTGAGGGGGAGAAGCGCAAGCTGGTGATCCCGTCTGAGCTGG GGTATGGAGAGCGGGGAGCTCCCCCAAAGATTCCAG GTGGTGCAACCCTGGTGTTCGAGGTGGAGCTGCTCAAAATCGAGCGACGATCTGAGCTGTAA
- the PLCB3 gene encoding 1-phosphatidylinositol 4,5-bisphosphate phosphodiesterase beta-3 isoform X1, producing MAGAQPGVHALQLEPPTVVETLRRGSKFIKWDEETSSRNLVTLRVDPSGFFLYWTGPNMEVDTLDISSIRDTRTGRYARLPKDPKIREVLGFGGPDARLEEKLMTVVSGPDPVNTVFLNFMAVQDDTAKVWSEELFKLAMNILAQNASRNTFLRKAYTKLKLQVNQDGRIPVKNILKMFSADKKRVETALESCGLNFNRSESIRPDEFSLEIFERFLNKLCLRPDIDKILLEIGAKGKPYLTLEQLMDFINQKQRDPRLNEVLYPPLRPSQARLLIEKYEPNQQFLERDQMSMEGFSRYLGGEENGILPLEALDLSADMTQPLSAYFINSSHNTYLTAGQLAGTSSVEMYRQVLLWGCRCVELDVWKGRPPEEEPFITHGFTMTTEVPLRDVLEAIAETAFKTSPYPVILSFENHVDSAKQQAKMAEYCRSIFGDALLIEPLDKYPLAPGVPLPSPQDLMGRILVKNKKRHRPSTGGPDSAGRKRPLEQSNSALSESSAATEPSSPQLGSPSSDSCPGLSNGEEGALEKPSLEPRKSLGEEGLNRGPYALGPADREDEEEDEEEEEQTDPKKPTTDEGTASSEVNATEEMSTLVNYIEPVKFKSFEAARKRNKCFEMSSFVETKAMEQLTKSPMEFVEYNKQQLSRIYPKGTRVDSSNYMPQLFWNVGCQLVALNFQTLDVAMQLNAGVFEYNGRSGYLLKPEFMRRPDKSFDPFTEVIVDGIVANALRVKVISGQFLSDRKVGIYVEVDMFGLPVDTRRKYRTRTSQGNSFNPVWDEEPFDFPKVVLPTLASLRIAAFEEGGKFVGHRILPVSAIRSGYHYVCLRNEANQPLCLPALLIYTEASDYIPDDHQDYAEALINPIKHVSLMDQRARQLAALIGESEAQAGQEMCQDTQSQQLGSQLSPNPTPSPLDASPRRPPGPTASPTSTSLSSPGQRDDLIASILSEVAPTPLDELRGHKALVKLQSRQERDLRELRKKHQRKAVTLTRRLLDGLAQAQAEGRCRLRPGALGGAADVEDTKEGEDEAKRYQEFQNRQVQSLLELREAQVDAEAQRRLEHLRQALQRLREVVLDANTTQFKRLKEMNEREKKELQKILDRKRHNSISEAKTRDKHKKEAELTEINRRHITESVNSIRRLEEAQKQRHDRLVAGQQQVLQQLAEEEPKLLAQLAQECQEQRARLPQEIRRSLLGEMPEGLGDGLLVACASNGHAPGSSGHLSGADSESQEENTQL from the exons ATGGCGGGCGCCCAGCCCGGCGTCCACGCGCTGCAGCTGGAGCCGCCCACCGTGGTGGAGACCCTGCGGCGCGGGAGTAAGTTCATCAAATGGGACGAG GAGACCTCCAGTCGGAACCTGGTGACCCTGCGTGTGGACCCCAGTGGCTTCTTCTTGTACTGGACAGGCCCCAACATG GAGGTGGACACACTGGACATCAGTTCCATCAGGGACACACGGACAGGCCGGTACGCCCGTCTGCCCAAG GACCCCAAGATCCGGGAAGTTCTGGGCTTTGGGGGTCCCGATGCCCGGCTGGAGGAGAAGCTGATGACGGTGGTGTCTGGGCCGGACCCAGTGAACACAGTGTTCTTGAACTTCATGGCCGTGCAGGATGACACAGCCAAG GTCTGGTCCGAGGAGCTGTTCAAGCTGGCTATGAACATCCTGGCTCAGAACGCCTCCCGGAACACCTTCCTGCGCAAAGC ATACACGAAGCTGAAGCTGCAGGTGAACCAGGATGGTCGGATCCCCGTCAAGAA CATCCTGAAGATGTTCTCAGCAGACAAGAAGCGGGTGGAGACTGCACTGGAATCCTGTGGCCTCAATTTCAACcgg AGTGAGTCCATCCGGCCTGATGAGTTTTCCTTGGAAATCTTTGAGCGGTTCCTGAACAAGCTGTGTCTGCGGCCGGACATTGACAAGATCCTGCTGGAGAT AGGTGCCAAGGGCAAGCCATACCTGACACTGGAGCAGCTCATGGACTTCATCAACCAGAAGCAACGCGACCCGAGACTCAACGAAGTGCTGTACCCGCCGCTGCGGCCCTCCCAGGCCCGACTGCTCATTGAAAAGTATGAGCCCAACCAGCAGTTTCTGGAGCGAG accAGATGTCCATGGAGGGCTTTAGCCGCTACCTGGGAGGCGAGGAGAACGGTATCCTGCCCCTGGAAGCCCTGGATCTGAGCGCCGACATGACCCAGCCGCTGAGTGCCTACTTCATCAACTCCTCGCATAACACCTATCTCACTG CTGGGCAGCTGGCTGGGACCTCGTCGGTGGAGATGTACCGCCAGGTGCTGCTGTGGGGCTGCCGCTGTGTGGAGCTGGATGTGTGGAAAGGACGGCCGCCCGAGGAGGAACCCTTCATCACCCATGGCTTCACCATGACCACGGAGGTGCCTCTGCGCGACGTGCTAGAGGCCATTGCCGAGACTGCCTTCAAGACTTCGCCCTACCCCGTCATCCTCTCCTTCGAGAACCACGTGGACTC GGCAAAGCAGCAGGCAAAGATGGCTGAGTACTGCCGCTCCATCTTTGGAGATGCGCTACTCATCGAGCCTCTGGACAAGTACCCG CTGGCCCCAGGTGttcccctgcccagcccccaggACCTGATGGGCCGTATCCTGGTGAAGAACAAGAAGCGGCACAGACCCAGCACAGGTGGCCCAGACAGCGCTGGGCGCAAGCGGCCGCTGGAGCAGAGCAATTCGGCCCTGAGCGAGAGCTCCGCTGCCACTGAGCCCTCCTCCCCGCAGCTTG GGTCGCCCAGCTCTGACAGCTGCCCAGGCCTGAGCAACGGGGAGGAGGGGGCCCTTGAGAAGCCCAGCCTGGAGCCTCGGAAGTCTTTGGGTGAGGAGGGCCTGAACCGGGGCCCCTATGCTCTTGGACCTGCTGACcgtgaggatgaggaggaagatgaggaagaggaggagcagaCAGACCCCAAAAAGCCGACCACAGATGAG GGCACTGCCAGCAGCGAGGTAAATGCCACTGAGGAGATGTCCACGCTTGTCAACTACATCGAGCCTGTCAAGTTCAAGTCCTTTGAGGCTGCTCGAA AGAGGAACAAATGCTTCGAGATGTCGTCCTTCGTGGAGACCAAGGCCATGGAGCAGCTGACCAAGAGCCCCATGGAGTTTGTGGA ATACAACAAGCAGCAGCTCAGCCGCATCTACCCCAAGGGCACCCGCGTGGACTCCTCCAACTACATGCCCCAGCTCTTCTGGAACGTAGGGTGCCAGCTTGTTGCGCTCAACTTCCAGACCCTCG ATGTGGCGATGCAGCTCAATGCGGGCGTTTTTGAGTACAACGGGCGCAGCGGGTACCTGCTCAAGCCGGAGTTCATGCGGCGGCCTGACAAATCCTTCGACCCCTTCACTGAGGTCATCGTGGATGGCATCGTGGCCAATGCCTTGCGGGTCAAG GTGATCTCGGGGCAGTTCCTATCCGACAGGAAGGTGGGCATCTACGTGGAGGTGGACATGTTTGGCCTCCCTGTTGACACGCGGCGCAAGTACCGCACCCGGACCTCTCAGGGGAACTCGTTCAACCCCGTGTGGGATGAGGAGCCCTTCGACTTCCCCAAG GTGGTGCTGCCTACGTTGGCTTCACTTCGCATCGCAGCCTTTGAGGAGGGGGGTAAATTTGTAGGGCACCGGATCCTGCCTGTCTCTGCCATCCGCTCTG GGTACCACTACGTCTGCCTGCGGAACGAGGCCAACCAGCCACTGTGCCTTCCGGCCCTGCTCATCTACACTGAAGCCTCGGACTACATTCCTGATGACCACCAGG ACTACGCGGAGGCCCTGATCAACCCCATTAAGCACGTCAGCCTGATGGACCAGAGGGCCCGGCAGCTGGCCGCCCTCATTGGGGAGAGTGAG GCTCAGGCTGGCCAAGAGATGTGCCAGGACACCCAGTCTCAGCAGCTGGGGTCTCAGCTGTCCCCAAACCCCACCCCTAGCCCACTGGATGCCTCCCCCCGCCGGCCCCCCGGCCCCACCGCCTCCCCTACCAGCACCTCCCTCAGCAGCCCAG GGCAGCGCGACGATCTCATCGCCAGCATCCTCTCAG AGGTGGCCCCCACCCCGCTGGATGAGCTCCGAGGTCACAAGGCTCTGGTCAAGCTCCAGAGCCGGCAAGAGCGAGACCTGCGGGAGCTGCGCAAGAAGCATCAGCGGAAGGCAGTCACCCTCACCCGCCGCCTGCTGGATGGGCTGGCTCAGGCACAGGCTGAGGGCAGGTGCCGGCTGCGGCCAGGTGCCCT AGGCGGGGCTGCTGATGTGGAGGACACGAAGGAGGGGGAGGACGAGGCAAAGCGgtatcaggagttccagaacagacAGGTGCAGAGCCTGCTGGAGCTGCGGGAGGCCCAGGTGGACGCAGAGGCCCAGCGGAGGCTGGAGCATCTGAGACAG GCTCTGCAGCGGCTCAGGGAGGTCGTCCTTGATGCAAACACAACTCAGTTCAAGAGGCTGAAAGAGATGAACGAGAG GGAGAAGAAGGAACTGCAGAAGATCCTGGACAGAAAGCGCCATAACAGCATCTCGGAGGCCAAGACGAGGGACAAGCATAAGAAGGAAGC GGAACTGACGGAGATTAACCGTCGGCACATCACTGAATCAGTCAACTCCATCCGTCGG CTGGAGGAGGCCCAGAAGCAGCGGCATGACCGTCTTGTGGCTGGGCAGCAGCAGGTCCTGCAACAGCTGGCAGAAGAGGAGCCCAAG ctgctggcccagcTGGCCCAGGAGTGTCAGGAGCAGCGGGCGAGGCTCCCCCAGGAGATCCGCAGGAGCCTGCTGGGCGAGATGCCGGAGGGGCTGGGGGATGGGCTTCTGGTGGCCTGTGCCAGCAACGGTCACGCACCTGGGAGCAGCGGGCACCTGTCGGGCGCTGACTCGGAGAGCCAGGAGGAGAACACGCAGCTCTGA
- the PPP1R14B gene encoding protein phosphatase 1 regulatory subunit 14B isoform X1 — translation MADSGTAGGAALAAPAPGPGSGGPGPRVYFQSPPGAAGEGPGGADDEGPVRRQGKVTVKYDRKELRKRLNLEEWILEQLTRLYDCQEEEIPELEIDVDELLDMESDDARAARVKELLVDCYKPTEVRDFPGGGGVVRGAWLLSSRGLVSLMFILPPRPSSLACWTRSGACRS, via the exons ATGGCGGACAGCGGCACGGCGGGGGGCGCGGCGTTGGCGGCCCCGGCCCCCGGGCCGGGCAGTGGCGGCCCAGGACCACGCGTCTACTTTCAGAGCCCCCCCGGGGCCGCGGGAGAGGGCCCGGGTGGCGCGGACGATGAGGGCCCAGTGAGGCGCCAAGGGAAGGTCACCGTCAAGTATGACCGCAAGGAACTACGGAAGCGCCTCAACCTAGAGGAGTGGATCCTGGAGCAGCTTACGCGCCTCTACGACTGCCAG gAAGAGGAGATCCCAGAACTGGAGATTGATGTGGATGAGCTCCTGGACATGGAGAGTGATGATGCCCGGGCTGCCAGGGTCAAG GAGCTGCTGGTTGACTGTTACAAACCCACAGAGGTAAGAGATttccccgggggggggggggtggtgagGGGAGCCTGGCTCCTGTCGTCTAGGGGTTTGGTCTCCTTAATGTTTATCCTCCCACCCAGGCCTTCATCTCTGGCCTGCTGGACAAGATCCGGGGCATGCAGAAGCTGA
- the PLCB3 gene encoding 1-phosphatidylinositol 4,5-bisphosphate phosphodiesterase beta-3 isoform X2 codes for MAGAQPGVHALQLEPPTVVETLRRGSKFIKWDEEKLMTVVSGPDPVNTVFLNFMAVQDDTAKVWSEELFKLAMNILAQNASRNTFLRKAYTKLKLQVNQDGRIPVKNILKMFSADKKRVETALESCGLNFNRSESIRPDEFSLEIFERFLNKLCLRPDIDKILLEIGAKGKPYLTLEQLMDFINQKQRDPRLNEVLYPPLRPSQARLLIEKYEPNQQFLERDQMSMEGFSRYLGGEENGILPLEALDLSADMTQPLSAYFINSSHNTYLTAGQLAGTSSVEMYRQVLLWGCRCVELDVWKGRPPEEEPFITHGFTMTTEVPLRDVLEAIAETAFKTSPYPVILSFENHVDSAKQQAKMAEYCRSIFGDALLIEPLDKYPLAPGVPLPSPQDLMGRILVKNKKRHRPSTGGPDSAGRKRPLEQSNSALSESSAATEPSSPQLGSPSSDSCPGLSNGEEGALEKPSLEPRKSLGEEGLNRGPYALGPADREDEEEDEEEEEQTDPKKPTTDEGTASSEVNATEEMSTLVNYIEPVKFKSFEAARKRNKCFEMSSFVETKAMEQLTKSPMEFVEYNKQQLSRIYPKGTRVDSSNYMPQLFWNVGCQLVALNFQTLDVAMQLNAGVFEYNGRSGYLLKPEFMRRPDKSFDPFTEVIVDGIVANALRVKVISGQFLSDRKVGIYVEVDMFGLPVDTRRKYRTRTSQGNSFNPVWDEEPFDFPKVVLPTLASLRIAAFEEGGKFVGHRILPVSAIRSGYHYVCLRNEANQPLCLPALLIYTEASDYIPDDHQDYAEALINPIKHVSLMDQRARQLAALIGESEAQAGQEMCQDTQSQQLGSQLSPNPTPSPLDASPRRPPGPTASPTSTSLSSPGQRDDLIASILSEVAPTPLDELRGHKALVKLQSRQERDLRELRKKHQRKAVTLTRRLLDGLAQAQAEGRCRLRPGALGGAADVEDTKEGEDEAKRYQEFQNRQVQSLLELREAQVDAEAQRRLEHLRQALQRLREVVLDANTTQFKRLKEMNEREKKELQKILDRKRHNSISEAKTRDKHKKEAELTEINRRHITESVNSIRRLEEAQKQRHDRLVAGQQQVLQQLAEEEPKLLAQLAQECQEQRARLPQEIRRSLLGEMPEGLGDGLLVACASNGHAPGSSGHLSGADSESQEENTQL; via the exons ATGGCGGGCGCCCAGCCCGGCGTCCACGCGCTGCAGCTGGAGCCGCCCACCGTGGTGGAGACCCTGCGGCGCGGGAGTAAGTTCATCAAATGGGACGAG GAGAAGCTGATGACGGTGGTGTCTGGGCCGGACCCAGTGAACACAGTGTTCTTGAACTTCATGGCCGTGCAGGATGACACAGCCAAG GTCTGGTCCGAGGAGCTGTTCAAGCTGGCTATGAACATCCTGGCTCAGAACGCCTCCCGGAACACCTTCCTGCGCAAAGC ATACACGAAGCTGAAGCTGCAGGTGAACCAGGATGGTCGGATCCCCGTCAAGAA CATCCTGAAGATGTTCTCAGCAGACAAGAAGCGGGTGGAGACTGCACTGGAATCCTGTGGCCTCAATTTCAACcgg AGTGAGTCCATCCGGCCTGATGAGTTTTCCTTGGAAATCTTTGAGCGGTTCCTGAACAAGCTGTGTCTGCGGCCGGACATTGACAAGATCCTGCTGGAGAT AGGTGCCAAGGGCAAGCCATACCTGACACTGGAGCAGCTCATGGACTTCATCAACCAGAAGCAACGCGACCCGAGACTCAACGAAGTGCTGTACCCGCCGCTGCGGCCCTCCCAGGCCCGACTGCTCATTGAAAAGTATGAGCCCAACCAGCAGTTTCTGGAGCGAG accAGATGTCCATGGAGGGCTTTAGCCGCTACCTGGGAGGCGAGGAGAACGGTATCCTGCCCCTGGAAGCCCTGGATCTGAGCGCCGACATGACCCAGCCGCTGAGTGCCTACTTCATCAACTCCTCGCATAACACCTATCTCACTG CTGGGCAGCTGGCTGGGACCTCGTCGGTGGAGATGTACCGCCAGGTGCTGCTGTGGGGCTGCCGCTGTGTGGAGCTGGATGTGTGGAAAGGACGGCCGCCCGAGGAGGAACCCTTCATCACCCATGGCTTCACCATGACCACGGAGGTGCCTCTGCGCGACGTGCTAGAGGCCATTGCCGAGACTGCCTTCAAGACTTCGCCCTACCCCGTCATCCTCTCCTTCGAGAACCACGTGGACTC GGCAAAGCAGCAGGCAAAGATGGCTGAGTACTGCCGCTCCATCTTTGGAGATGCGCTACTCATCGAGCCTCTGGACAAGTACCCG CTGGCCCCAGGTGttcccctgcccagcccccaggACCTGATGGGCCGTATCCTGGTGAAGAACAAGAAGCGGCACAGACCCAGCACAGGTGGCCCAGACAGCGCTGGGCGCAAGCGGCCGCTGGAGCAGAGCAATTCGGCCCTGAGCGAGAGCTCCGCTGCCACTGAGCCCTCCTCCCCGCAGCTTG GGTCGCCCAGCTCTGACAGCTGCCCAGGCCTGAGCAACGGGGAGGAGGGGGCCCTTGAGAAGCCCAGCCTGGAGCCTCGGAAGTCTTTGGGTGAGGAGGGCCTGAACCGGGGCCCCTATGCTCTTGGACCTGCTGACcgtgaggatgaggaggaagatgaggaagaggaggagcagaCAGACCCCAAAAAGCCGACCACAGATGAG GGCACTGCCAGCAGCGAGGTAAATGCCACTGAGGAGATGTCCACGCTTGTCAACTACATCGAGCCTGTCAAGTTCAAGTCCTTTGAGGCTGCTCGAA AGAGGAACAAATGCTTCGAGATGTCGTCCTTCGTGGAGACCAAGGCCATGGAGCAGCTGACCAAGAGCCCCATGGAGTTTGTGGA ATACAACAAGCAGCAGCTCAGCCGCATCTACCCCAAGGGCACCCGCGTGGACTCCTCCAACTACATGCCCCAGCTCTTCTGGAACGTAGGGTGCCAGCTTGTTGCGCTCAACTTCCAGACCCTCG ATGTGGCGATGCAGCTCAATGCGGGCGTTTTTGAGTACAACGGGCGCAGCGGGTACCTGCTCAAGCCGGAGTTCATGCGGCGGCCTGACAAATCCTTCGACCCCTTCACTGAGGTCATCGTGGATGGCATCGTGGCCAATGCCTTGCGGGTCAAG GTGATCTCGGGGCAGTTCCTATCCGACAGGAAGGTGGGCATCTACGTGGAGGTGGACATGTTTGGCCTCCCTGTTGACACGCGGCGCAAGTACCGCACCCGGACCTCTCAGGGGAACTCGTTCAACCCCGTGTGGGATGAGGAGCCCTTCGACTTCCCCAAG GTGGTGCTGCCTACGTTGGCTTCACTTCGCATCGCAGCCTTTGAGGAGGGGGGTAAATTTGTAGGGCACCGGATCCTGCCTGTCTCTGCCATCCGCTCTG GGTACCACTACGTCTGCCTGCGGAACGAGGCCAACCAGCCACTGTGCCTTCCGGCCCTGCTCATCTACACTGAAGCCTCGGACTACATTCCTGATGACCACCAGG ACTACGCGGAGGCCCTGATCAACCCCATTAAGCACGTCAGCCTGATGGACCAGAGGGCCCGGCAGCTGGCCGCCCTCATTGGGGAGAGTGAG GCTCAGGCTGGCCAAGAGATGTGCCAGGACACCCAGTCTCAGCAGCTGGGGTCTCAGCTGTCCCCAAACCCCACCCCTAGCCCACTGGATGCCTCCCCCCGCCGGCCCCCCGGCCCCACCGCCTCCCCTACCAGCACCTCCCTCAGCAGCCCAG GGCAGCGCGACGATCTCATCGCCAGCATCCTCTCAG AGGTGGCCCCCACCCCGCTGGATGAGCTCCGAGGTCACAAGGCTCTGGTCAAGCTCCAGAGCCGGCAAGAGCGAGACCTGCGGGAGCTGCGCAAGAAGCATCAGCGGAAGGCAGTCACCCTCACCCGCCGCCTGCTGGATGGGCTGGCTCAGGCACAGGCTGAGGGCAGGTGCCGGCTGCGGCCAGGTGCCCT AGGCGGGGCTGCTGATGTGGAGGACACGAAGGAGGGGGAGGACGAGGCAAAGCGgtatcaggagttccagaacagacAGGTGCAGAGCCTGCTGGAGCTGCGGGAGGCCCAGGTGGACGCAGAGGCCCAGCGGAGGCTGGAGCATCTGAGACAG GCTCTGCAGCGGCTCAGGGAGGTCGTCCTTGATGCAAACACAACTCAGTTCAAGAGGCTGAAAGAGATGAACGAGAG GGAGAAGAAGGAACTGCAGAAGATCCTGGACAGAAAGCGCCATAACAGCATCTCGGAGGCCAAGACGAGGGACAAGCATAAGAAGGAAGC GGAACTGACGGAGATTAACCGTCGGCACATCACTGAATCAGTCAACTCCATCCGTCGG CTGGAGGAGGCCCAGAAGCAGCGGCATGACCGTCTTGTGGCTGGGCAGCAGCAGGTCCTGCAACAGCTGGCAGAAGAGGAGCCCAAG ctgctggcccagcTGGCCCAGGAGTGTCAGGAGCAGCGGGCGAGGCTCCCCCAGGAGATCCGCAGGAGCCTGCTGGGCGAGATGCCGGAGGGGCTGGGGGATGGGCTTCTGGTGGCCTGTGCCAGCAACGGTCACGCACCTGGGAGCAGCGGGCACCTGTCGGGCGCTGACTCGGAGAGCCAGGAGGAGAACACGCAGCTCTGA
- the FKBP2 gene encoding peptidyl-prolyl cis-trans isomerase FKBP2 isoform X3, whose translation MRLSWVRVLTVLSICLSAVATATGAEGKRKLQIGVKKRVDHCPIKSRKGDVLHMHYTGKLEDGTEFDSSLPQNQPFVFSLGTGQVIKGWDQGLLGMCEGEKRKLVIPSELGKRPLLRVQSRLRCVTGKGESCFSLSLVFTISIHYNTRLLQVWLSSSEYRAGSLKHSAVVAQLCPCQAFGTPFPSPLPFSISGLLAERGRTPSLCRSWKGAWPSLTVSLCIFNRVWRAGSSPKDSR comes from the exons ATGAGGCTGAGCTGGGTCCGGGTCCTGACAGTACTGTCCATCTGCCTGAGCGCCGTGGCCACGGCCACGGGGGCCGAGGGCAAAAGGAAGCTGCAGATCGGGGTCAAGAAGCGGGTGGACCACTGTCCCATCAAATCGCGTAAAGGGGATGTCCTGCACATGCACTACACG GGGAAGCTGGAAGATGGGACagagtttgacagcagcctgCCCCAGAACCAGCCCTTTGTCTTCTCCCTTGGCACAGGCCAGGTCATCAAGGGCTGGGACCAGGGGCTGTTGGG GATGTGTGAGGGGGAGAAGCGCAAGCTGGTGATCCCGTCTGAGCTGGGTAAGAGGCCCCTCCTGAGGGTGCAGAGCAGGTTGCGGTGTGTGACTGGGAAGGGTGAAAGCTGCTTCAGCCTTTCATTGGTCTTCACCATATCCATTCATTACAATACACGCCTTCTCCAAGTTTGGCTGTCTAGCAGTGAGTACAGGGCAGGATCCTTGAAGCACTCAGCTGTAGTGGCCCAACTCTGCCCTTGCCAGGCCTTTGGCACCCCCTTCCCATCTCCATTACCCTTCTCCATTTCTGGCCTTCTTGCTGAGAGGGGCAGAACACCTTCCCTTTGCCGAAGCTGGAAGGGAGCTTGGCCGTCACTGACTGTTTCTTTGTGCATCTTCAACAGGGTATGGAGAGCGGGGAGCTCCCCCAAAGATTCCAGGTAG
- the FKBP2 gene encoding peptidyl-prolyl cis-trans isomerase FKBP2 isoform X2: protein MQWWWNPPVTYLCSIFSLPSPTFSRSVGVCAHRNMRLSWVRVLTVLSICLSAVATATGAEGKRKLQIGVKKRVDHCPIKSRKGDVLHMHYTGKLEDGTEFDSSLPQNQPFVFSLGTGQVIKGWDQGLLGMCEGEKRKLVIPSELGGATLVFEVELLKIERRSEL, encoded by the exons ATGCAGTGGTGGTGGAACCCTCCTGTTACCTACCTGTGTTCCATAttctccctgccctcccccacgTTCAGTCGGTCGGTCGGGGTCTGTGCCCACAGAAACATGAGGCTGAGCTGGGTCCGGGTCCTGACAGTACTGTCCATCTGCCTGAGCGCCGTGGCCACGGCCACGGGGGCCGAGGGCAAAAGGAAGCTGCAGATCGGGGTCAAGAAGCGGGTGGACCACTGTCCCATCAAATCGCGTAAAGGGGATGTCCTGCACATGCACTACACG GGGAAGCTGGAAGATGGGACagagtttgacagcagcctgCCCCAGAACCAGCCCTTTGTCTTCTCCCTTGGCACAGGCCAGGTCATCAAGGGCTGGGACCAGGGGCTGTTGGG GATGTGTGAGGGGGAGAAGCGCAAGCTGGTGATCCCGTCTGAGCTGG GTGGTGCAACCCTGGTGTTCGAGGTGGAGCTGCTCAAAATCGAGCGACGATCTGAGCTGTAA
- the PPP1R14B gene encoding protein phosphatase 1 regulatory subunit 14B isoform X2, whose protein sequence is MADSGTAGGAALAAPAPGPGSGGPGPRVYFQSPPGAAGEGPGGADDEGPVRRQGKVTVKYDRKELRKRLNLEEWILEQLTRLYDCQEEEIPELEIDVDELLDMESDDARAARVKELLVDCYKPTEAFISGLLDKIRGMQKLSTPQKK, encoded by the exons ATGGCGGACAGCGGCACGGCGGGGGGCGCGGCGTTGGCGGCCCCGGCCCCCGGGCCGGGCAGTGGCGGCCCAGGACCACGCGTCTACTTTCAGAGCCCCCCCGGGGCCGCGGGAGAGGGCCCGGGTGGCGCGGACGATGAGGGCCCAGTGAGGCGCCAAGGGAAGGTCACCGTCAAGTATGACCGCAAGGAACTACGGAAGCGCCTCAACCTAGAGGAGTGGATCCTGGAGCAGCTTACGCGCCTCTACGACTGCCAG gAAGAGGAGATCCCAGAACTGGAGATTGATGTGGATGAGCTCCTGGACATGGAGAGTGATGATGCCCGGGCTGCCAGGGTCAAG GAGCTGCTGGTTGACTGTTACAAACCCACAGAG GCCTTCATCTCTGGCCTGCTGGACAAGATCCGGGGCATGCAGAAGCTGAGCACACCCCAGAAGAAGTGA